In Anabas testudineus chromosome 12, fAnaTes1.2, whole genome shotgun sequence, one genomic interval encodes:
- the bhmt gene encoding LOW QUALITY PROTEIN: betaine--homocysteine S-methyltransferase 1 (The sequence of the model RefSeq protein was modified relative to this genomic sequence to represent the inferred CDS: deleted 1 base in 1 codon), whose protein sequence is MAPAGAKKGILERLDAGEIVIGDGGFVFALEKRGYVKAGPWTPEAAAEHPEAVRQLHREFLRAGSTVMQTFTFYASDDKLENRGHTQRFTGRQINEAACDLAREVANEGDALVAGGVSQTPAYLSCKSEDEVKATFKKQIDVFVQKKVDFLIAEYFEHVEEAEWAVQVLKTTGMPVAATLCIGPEGDLNGVSPGDCAVKLVKAGAQIVGVNCHFDPVTCVKTVKLMKEGVEKAGLKAHFMSQPLAYHTPDCNCQGFIDLPEFPFSLEPRILTRWDMQKYAREAYNAGIRYIGGCCGFEPYHIRALAEELAPERGFSPAGSEKHGSWGSGLEMHTKPWVRARARRDYWENLKPASGRPFCPSMATPDGWGVTKGHADLMQQKEATSEEQLKALFDKASKGH, encoded by the exons ATGGCACCAGCTGGAGCAAAGAAG GGCATTTTGGAGCGCCTGGATGCAGGAGAAATCGTAATCGGAGATGGAGGCTTTGTCTTCGCCCTTGAGAAGAGAGGTTACGTCAAAGCAGGACCGTGGACACCCGAGGCTGCTGCCGAGCACCCCGAGGCGG TGCGGCAGCTGCACCGGGAGTTCCTCAGGGCCGGGTCCACGGTCATGCAGACCTTCACTTTCTATGCAAGCGACGATAAACTGGAGAACAGAGGCCACACTCAGCGCTTCACT GGAAGGCAGATAAATGAAGCTGCGTGTGACCTGGCCAGGGAGGTGGCCAACGAGGGGGACGCTCTGGTGGCAGGTGGAGTCTCCCAGACCCCTGCTTACCTCAGCTGCAAGAGCGAGGATGAGGTCAAGGCCACCTTTAAGAAACAGATTGATGTCTTCGTCCAGAAAAAAGTAGACTTCTTGATTGCAGAG TACTTTGAGCATGTGGAAGAGGCCGAGTGGGCGGTCCAGGTTCTGAAGACCACGGGCATGCCTGTGGCTGCAACCCTCTGTATTGGACCTGAAGGAGACCTGAACGGAGTCAGCCCTGGAGACTGTGCTGTCAAACTTGTCAAAGCTG GAGCTCAGATTGTGGGTGTCAACTGCCACTTCGACCCCGTGACCTGTGTGAAGACTGTGAAGCTGATGAAGGAGGGAGTGGAGAAGGCCGGGCTAAAGGCTCACTTTATGAGCCAGCCGCTGGCCTACCACACTCCTGACTGCAACTGTCAGGGTTTCATTGATCTGCCAGAGTTCCCTTTCA gtcTGGAGCCGAGGATCCTGACCAGATGGGACATGCAGAAATATGCCCGGGAAGCGTACAACGCTGGTATCCGTTACATCGGAGGCTGTTGTGGATTTGAGCCCTATCACATCCGTGCCCTGGCTGAGGAGCTGGCACCCGAGAGGGGC TTCAGCCCTGCTGGCTCCGAGAAGCATGGCAGCTGGGGCAGTGGCCTGGAGATGCACACGAAGCCATGGGTCCGAGCTAG GGCCCGTCGTGACTACTGGGAGAATCTGAAGCCTGCGTCTGGACGCCCTTTCTGCCCCTCCATGGCGACCCCTGATGGCTGGGGTGTCACCAAAGGTCACGCTGACCTGATGCAGCAGAAGGAGGCCACGTCCGAGGAGCAGCTCAAGGCTCTCTTTGACAAGGCCAGCAAAGGCCACTGA
- the jmy gene encoding junction-mediating and -regulatory protein has protein sequence MSFTMEDNLESGWVSVRPRVFDEKERHKFVFIVAWNDIEGKFAITCHNRTVQRRATFLDPLLDCSPAAGLPVPGASVAEKPTKGQVATRKDGGCPTGKVRPHSVPKGQPTAKTAAGDKKALKVAGSKTLECVGHSLESWDVVTPKVIDIEILEPGDVLLSPDDADPGDVETSGREDFSWAGLFSFQDLRAAHLQLCAVNSDLEPCLPSFPEEQSGVWTVLFGGPGVSQRETDALCYQLQVYLGHALDTCGWKILSQVLFSEGEDVEEYYESLSELRQKGYEDALDRAKRRMQEVLDKHKAMDSMVELLQVYPEEDEAYGELLEATTQLYHYLLQPFRDMRELAMLRRQQIKISLETERLGPRRVESLRKEDEEWQKKAHAAVLSIQDLTVKFFETTTRAQKALYERMRADQRKFGKSAWAAAVQRMERLQYAVSKETLQLMRAKEICLEQKKHGLKEEMQSLQGGEDAMLRLDQLEALYYELQLQLYDIQAEVMRCEELLLTAQLQSLRRQMTERQDEVVYYDAFESPDAMKGVEDPNTPPSPLRDEELSVLQQRTRQLEARRGRITAKKVYLKNKKEICIVNHNQKIQQQRGSQADNSSLQTLQQEGEAQDDDEAKRNARVSQERQRTLDRLRSLKQRYPGQVTLKSSRLRLSQTRRRAGQQTNTQAAGVQTDCISDLPELSAPPPPDACSCDSVSLPTVELENLDSSPPFLSLPSPSVLSLAPPPPPPPPPPPPPPPPPPPPPSEDQQQSEGTEKKPSDSSVRHHNFESESPSLPFSPRFFDSSQLQTARKKLRKTASLDSSQWRRASSPMDEVLASLKRGSFHLRKAELRVLAPDPDDDSNNILAQIRQGVRLRKVRTRPEQQRHAKTFPHSADALTRSIHEALRRIKEASPESESEDEGLPCTDWEN, from the exons ATGTCATTCACCATGGAGGACAACTTGGAGTCCGGGTGGGTGTCCGTCCGACCCAGAGTCTTCGACGAAAAGGAGAGGCACAAATTTGTTTTCATCGTGGCCTGGAACGACATCGAGGGAAAGTTCGCCATAACCTGCCACAACAGAACCGTGCAGAGACGGGCCACTTTCCTGGACCCGCTCCTCGACTGCAGCCCCGCCGCTGGGCTTCCTGTGCCCGGTGCCTCCGTGGCAGAGAAACCCACCAAAGGTCAAGTGGCGACGAGGAAAGATGGAGGCTGCCCAACGGGGAAAGTTAGACCCCACTCCGTCCCCAAAGGACAGCCCACCGCGAAGACTGCTGCTGGGGATAAGAAGGCTTTAAAAGTCGCTGGGTCCAAGACACTCGAGTGTGTCGGTCACTCGTTGGAGTCGTGGGATGTTGTGACGCCGAAAGTGATCGACATCGAGATCCTGGAGCCCGGGGATGTGCTGCTTTCTCCGGATGATGCAGACCCAGGGGACGTGGAGACCAGCGGCCGTGAGGACTTCAGCTGGGCCGGGCTGTTCTCCTTCCAGGACTTGCGGGCAGCTCACCTCCAGCTGTGCGCCGTTAACTCGGACCTGGAGCCGTGTTTGCCGTCGTTCCCGGAGGAGCAGTCCGGAGTGTGGACGGTGCTCTTCGGGGGCCCCGGGGTGTCGCAGCGGGAGACGGACGCCCTGTGCTACCAGCTACAGGTGTACCTCGGTCATGCCCTGGACACCTGCGGCTGGAAGATCCTCTCGCAGGTGCTTTTCTCGGAGGGCGAAGACGTGGAGGAGTACTACGAGAGTCTGAGTGAGCTGAGGCAGAAAGGCTACGAAGATGCGCTGGACAGGGCCAAAAGACGCATGCAAGag GTGTTGGACAAGCACAAAGCCATGGACAGCatggtggagctgctgcaggtgtaCCCGGAGGAGGACGAGGCGTATGGAGAGCTGCTGGAAGCAACAACTCAGCTGTATCACTACCTGCTTCAGCCTTTCAGGGACATGAGGGAACTGGCAATGTTGCGCAGACAGCAGAttaag ATCTCTCTGGAGACAGAGCGCCTGGGTCCCCGTCGTGTGGAGAGCCTGAGGaaggaggatgaagagtggCAGAAGAAGGCTCACGCCGCCGTACTCTCCATACAGGACCTGACTGTCAAGTTCTTTGAAACCACGACTCGCGCGCAGAAGG CTCTGTATGAGCGTATGCGAGCCGACCAGAGGAAGTTTGGCAAGTCGGCGTGGGCAGCAGCCGTACAGCGCATGGAGCGGCTGCAGTACGCTGTGTCCaaagaaacactgcagctgatGAGAGCCAAAGAAATTTGTCTAGAACAGAAGAAACATGGCTTGAAGGAGGAG ATGCAGAGTCTGCAAGGTGGAGAGGATGCCATGCTGCGTCTGGACCAGCTGGAGGCGCTGTACTATGAgttacagctgcagctgtaTGATATTCAGGCGGAGGTGATGCGCTGTGAagagctgctgctcactgcCCAGCTGCAGAGTCTGCGCAGACAGATGACAG AACGACAGGATGAGGTGGTTTACTACGATGCCTTTGAGAGCCCTGATGCCATGAAGGGTGTAGAAGACCCTAACACCCCACCCTCCCCACTCAGAGATGAAGAACTCAGTGTCCTACAGCAGAGGACACGGCAGCTCGAGGCTCGCAGGGGTCGCATCACTGCCAAGAAAGTCTACCTCAAAAACAAGAAG GAAATCTGCATTGTCAATCACAATCAGAAGATTCAGCAGCAGCGAGGTAGCCAAGCAGACAACAGTTCTCTGCAGACGCTGCAACAG GAAGGAGAAGCTCAGGACGATGACGAAGCCAAACGAAATGCCAGAGTGAGTCAGGAGAGGCAGAGGACGCTGGACAGGCTGCGCAGCCTCAAACAG CGTTATCCAGGTCAGGTGACTCTGAAGTCCAGTCGGCTGCGTCTGAGTCAGACTCGGAGGAGAGCAGGACAGCAGACGAACACCCAGGCGGCCGGCGTTCAGACCGACTGCATCTCAGACCTCCCAGAACTCTCGGCTCCTCCTCCGCCCGACGCCTGCAGCTGCGACAGCGTGTCTCTACCAACAGTTGAACTTGAAAATCTCGACTCTTCACCTCCTTTCCTGTCCCTGCCTTCCCCATCTGTCCTTTCACTggctcctccccctcctccacctccaccaccaccaccacctccgccgccccctccaccacctccccccTCAGAGGACCAGCAGCAGAGTGAGGGGACGGAGAAGAAGCCCTCAGACAGCTCAGTGCGACACCATAATTTCGAGTCCGAATCTCCCTCACTACCCTTCTCCCCTCGATTCTTTGACAGCAGCCAGCTGCAGACGGCGAGGAAGAAGCTGAGGAAGACTGCCTCGCTGGACTCGTCTCAgtggaggagag CGAGCTCCCCCATGGACGAAGTGCTGGCTTCTCTCAAACGTGGCAGTTTCCACCTGAGGAAGGCCGAACTGCGAGTCCTGGCCCCTGACCCGGACGACGACAGCAACAACATCCTGGCTCAAATCAGGCAGGGCGTCAGGCTGAGGAAGGTACGGACCCGGCCGGAGCAGCAACGCCACGCCAAGACTTTTCCCCACTCGGCCGACGCTCTGACCCGCAGCATCCACGAGGCCCTGAGGAGAATCAAAGAGGCTTCACCGGAATCGGAGTCCGAGGACGAAGGTCTTCCATGCACTGACTGGGAAAACTAG
- the LOC113159571 gene encoding homer protein homolog 1 yields MGEQPIFSTRAHVFQIDPSTKKNWVPTSKHAVTVSYFFDSTRNVYRIISLDGSKAIINSTITPNMTFTKTSQKFGQWADSRANTVYGLGFSSENHLVKFADKFAEFKEAARLAKEKSQEKMELTSTPSQESAPGDLLSPLTSESINGTDDERVTPDTPQHTEPRAEPSQNALPFSHSSSSINKHWEAELAALKGNNAKLTAALLESTANVKQWKQQLAAYQEEAERLHKRVTELECVSGQTTVIKSQKTELNQTIEELELALKAKEEELERLKAEVESANDFQSQKDLLTDKLQDTEARNQVLEAQLSDLEQRLESSQLEREAFRKSLRSLLELLDSKIFELTELRDTLAKLLEGS; encoded by the exons ATGGG AGAGCAGCCCATCTTCAGTACACGGGCCCACGTCTTCCAGATTGATCCAAGCACCAAGAAGAATTGGGTTCCCACAAGTAAACATGCTGTCACAGTCTCCTACTTCTTCGACAGTACCAGGAATGTTTATCGAATCATCAGTCTGGATGGATCTAAG GCCATTATCAACAGCACCATAACCCCCAACATGACATTCACCAAGACGTCGCAGAAGTTCGGCCAGTGGGCCGACAGCCGAGCCAACACCGTCTACGGCCTCGGCTTCTCATCAGAGAACCACCTGGTCAAG TTTGCAGATAAGTTTGCAGAGTTCAAGGAGGCAGCGCGGCTGGCAAAGGAGAAATCTCAGGAGAAGATGGAGCTCACCAGCACTCCTTCTCAG GAGTCAGCACCAGGTGATCTGCTGTCACCTTTGACCTCAGAGAGCATCAACGGTACAGATGACGAGAGAGTCACACCGGACACACCTCAACACACTGAGCCCAGAGCAGAGCCTTCCCAGAATGCACTGCCCTTCTCACACAG CTCCTCCAGCATCAATAAGCACTGGGAGGCAGAGCTGGCGGCACTTAAAGGGAATAACGCCAaactgacagcagctctgctcgAGTCCACGGCCAACGTGAAACAGTGGAAACAACAGCTGGCTGCTTATCAGGAGGAAGCTGAGAGGCTACACAAACGG gTGACGGAGTTGGAGTGTGTGAGCGGCCAAACAACAGTGATCAAATCTCAAAAGACGGAACTCAACCAAACGATAGAAGAGCTGGAGTTGGCTTTGAAGGCCAAAGAGGAG GAGTTAGAGAGACTTAAAGCAGAGGTGGAGAGTGCCAACGACTTTCAGTCACAAAAAGACTTGCTCACAGATAAACTACAG GACACGGAGGCGAGGAACCAGGTGTTGGAGGCCCAGCTGAGCGATCTGGAGCAGCGTCTGGAGAGCAGCCAGCTGGAGAGAGAAGCCTTTCGCAAGAGCCTGCGCTccctgctggagctgctggacaGCAAGATCTTCGAGCTGACCGAGCTGCGGGACACGCTGGCCAAGCTCCTGGAGGGAAGTTAG